In Thalassotalea fonticola, a single genomic region encodes these proteins:
- a CDS encoding M14 family metallopeptidase — MSIDFNEINYLQDPDQNHLKADYDQFLMSISGPTVIDISGKDQSRTRVITTLIHGNESSGLIAIHRWLTAIDSTSRPVTNLRFIFCSPEAASKSPRLSHRILPGGMDLNRCFGKDIDYGYFKRAQIIEQAVLDVSPEVVVDLHNTSGFSPAFSVSTAKNEMALSLTSLFCQSLVLSDIRLGALMEQDFGCEAITIECGSSEDAQSHEVAFMGIDKLASYDDISCCHHKLNVDIYLKPLRLRLKPDVELSYSCIDEGRDGLTLCNNIEQHNFGVIRANQMLGWVDDHGLNNLQVIDTSGVDVINTYFALRDNQLVSKVDLDIFMATKNQDIAKSDCLLYLVPQKFKL, encoded by the coding sequence ATGAGCATAGACTTTAACGAAATAAATTATTTACAAGACCCCGATCAAAATCATTTAAAAGCCGATTATGATCAATTCCTGATGTCGATTAGCGGGCCTACGGTCATTGATATCTCTGGCAAAGATCAATCTAGAACTCGAGTGATCACAACATTGATTCATGGTAACGAATCGTCGGGGCTCATTGCAATCCATAGGTGGCTTACAGCAATCGACTCTACTTCACGGCCGGTAACTAACCTTAGATTCATTTTTTGCTCCCCTGAAGCAGCCAGCAAAAGCCCGAGATTAAGCCACAGGATATTACCAGGAGGAATGGATCTCAATCGATGCTTCGGTAAAGACATAGACTACGGATACTTCAAACGGGCGCAAATAATAGAACAAGCTGTTTTAGACGTCAGCCCTGAAGTTGTAGTTGATTTGCATAATACTTCCGGCTTTAGCCCCGCTTTTTCGGTCAGCACGGCTAAAAATGAAATGGCATTATCGTTAACCTCCTTATTTTGCCAATCATTGGTTTTATCTGACATTCGCTTAGGCGCATTAATGGAGCAAGATTTTGGCTGTGAAGCCATAACAATAGAATGTGGCAGTAGTGAAGATGCTCAATCTCATGAAGTTGCCTTTATGGGGATTGATAAACTTGCAAGTTATGATGATATTAGTTGTTGTCATCATAAACTTAACGTAGATATTTATTTAAAACCGCTGCGCCTACGATTAAAACCAGACGTTGAACTCTCTTATAGCTGTATTGATGAAGGCAGAGATGGCCTAACCCTTTGCAATAATATAGAACAACATAACTTTGGAGTTATCAGGGCTAATCAAATGCTGGGCTGGGTTGATGATCATGGTTTAAATAATTTACAGGTAATTGATACAAGTGGTGTTGATGTCATAAATACTTATTTTGCCCTACGCGACAATCAACTAGTGTCAAAAGTAGACTTAGATATTTTTATGGCAACTAAAAACCAAGATATTGCTAAATCAGACTGTTTGCTATATTTAGTGCCACAAAAATTTAAATTGTAA
- the truC gene encoding tRNA pseudouridine(65) synthase TruC produces the protein MLENNNANTNEVECDDVPPSLTILYQDEHLVAVNKPSGLFVHRSFMDRDEKYFALQLVRDMVGKYVYPLHRLDRPTSGVLLFGLSEDVARKMGQAFTDKTIKKTYYAITRGFLEGEGQVDYPLKEKLDKLGDKFVSQDKPPQDAITDYKSICTASLPIPLGKFPSVRYSLVQLKPHTGRRHQIRRHLAHLRHPIIGDINYGDNKQNPFFGEHFGFKRLMLHAQKLKFNHPITNEAVCITAEFDQDWECVFTELNWQTPD, from the coding sequence ATGTTAGAAAATAATAACGCTAACACCAATGAGGTAGAGTGTGACGATGTGCCTCCTAGCTTGACCATTCTTTATCAAGATGAGCACTTAGTCGCAGTCAATAAACCTAGTGGCCTATTTGTTCATCGCTCATTTATGGATAGAGATGAAAAGTACTTTGCTCTACAATTGGTCAGAGATATGGTGGGAAAGTATGTATATCCATTACATCGCCTAGACAGACCAACATCAGGTGTGCTGTTATTTGGGCTGTCTGAAGATGTTGCCCGTAAAATGGGTCAAGCATTTACCGATAAAACGATTAAAAAAACCTATTACGCTATAACTCGCGGATTTCTTGAGGGAGAAGGGCAAGTTGATTACCCATTAAAAGAAAAGCTGGACAAGCTCGGTGATAAATTTGTATCTCAAGATAAACCGCCACAAGATGCTATAACTGATTATAAAAGTATTTGCACTGCATCTTTACCTATTCCATTAGGCAAGTTTCCTAGTGTTCGCTATTCTTTGGTGCAATTAAAGCCACATACTGGTAGACGTCATCAGATAAGACGACATCTGGCACATTTACGTCATCCAATAATCGGCGATATTAATTATGGTGATAATAAACAAAACCCATTCTTTGGTGAACATTTTGGTTTTAAACGGTTAATGCTTCATGCGCAAAAATTAAAGTTTAATCACCCAATAACGAATGAAGCTGTTTGTATAACTGCAGAATTTGACCAAGACTGGGAATGTGTATTTACTGAACTGAATTGGCAAACTCCTGACTAG
- a CDS encoding YqcC family protein — translation MANSKHLLVLLSKLAAELKALNLWQQQRPTEQELSSLQPFCIDTLTFAQWLQFIFIERMKALVADKMALPAQISLCPMAEESFKHKGELAANLINLIADIDELLSGKREQSLYVRK, via the coding sequence TTGGCAAATTCAAAGCACTTACTTGTTTTACTCTCTAAATTGGCAGCAGAGCTTAAAGCATTAAACTTATGGCAACAACAGCGCCCTACAGAACAGGAGCTTAGTAGCTTACAACCATTTTGTATCGATACCTTAACTTTTGCACAATGGCTACAGTTTATTTTTATTGAGCGTATGAAAGCATTAGTAGCTGATAAAATGGCGCTGCCGGCACAAATATCACTTTGCCCTATGGCTGAGGAGTCTTTTAAACATAAGGGCGAGTTGGCTGCGAATTTAATAAATTTAATTGCTGACATAGATGAGTTATTAAGTGGTAAAAGAGAGCAAAGCCTTTATGTTAGAAAATAA
- a CDS encoding spondin domain-containing protein, producing the protein MNTVKSQDKQVNKVMVAIAIASAFLITACDGDSYSNNDIDTTVTIVDPVTVSYEVSVVNLTNAQPMSPIAVVLHNEGNLWMVGESASTALEALAESGDNSQVLNLDVVLASASGDGVLMPGMSDTIMVTSVEIVPTQLSIATMLVNTNDAFTGINSMSLENLAVGESISMLTGSYDSGTEKNTESTASIPGPAAEGEGFNNARDDVDFVAMHPGIVTKNDGLTGSTLNFSHRFDNPTLRVTITRTE; encoded by the coding sequence ATGAATACCGTTAAAAGCCAAGACAAACAAGTTAATAAAGTTATGGTCGCAATCGCTATCGCAAGTGCGTTCTTAATCACTGCTTGTGATGGAGATAGTTATAGCAATAATGACATAGACACTACAGTTACAATTGTTGATCCGGTAACTGTAAGTTATGAAGTATCGGTTGTTAATTTAACCAATGCTCAACCTATGTCACCTATAGCTGTGGTGTTGCATAATGAAGGAAACCTTTGGATGGTTGGTGAATCAGCATCCACTGCATTAGAGGCGTTAGCTGAAAGTGGCGACAACTCACAAGTGTTAAATTTAGATGTGGTTTTAGCGAGTGCCTCTGGGGATGGTGTACTTATGCCGGGTATGTCCGACACTATCATGGTAACTAGTGTCGAAATTGTACCAACGCAACTATCAATTGCCACTATGTTAGTAAATACCAATGATGCGTTTACTGGTATCAACTCAATGTCATTAGAAAATTTAGCTGTGGGCGAAAGTATTTCCATGTTAACTGGTTCTTATGATTCAGGTACCGAGAAAAATACGGAGTCAACGGCTTCCATTCCTGGACCTGCAGCAGAGGGAGAGGGCTTCAATAACGCTCGTGATGATGTTGATTTTGTTGCCATGCATCCAGGTATAGTTACTAAAAATGATGGCCTGACAGGATCAACGTTGAACTTTTCACATCGTTTTGACAACCCTACCTTGAGAGTCACGATAACTCGTACTGAATAG
- a CDS encoding protein-disulfide isomerase, whose amino-acid sequence MTTELFFIYDSHCPWSYATTALVNSISKAYPEMPIHLWHTAYYEGNDSPGKSSAETVSRQSAANFGMDYIRDADNAKDSYMAANVMAWVQNKQPDKALELLNTLQHQHFVENNPLTDKDDFDAVIEQFKFSPPAKVFKSELSKDADYLLADIAEIQEIIQTTAFPALMLAVDDRLVLLNHNLYLTKPEKIVEAVELELK is encoded by the coding sequence ATGACCACTGAATTATTTTTTATTTACGACTCACATTGTCCATGGAGTTATGCGACTACTGCCTTGGTAAACAGCATTAGCAAAGCTTATCCTGAAATGCCAATCCACCTGTGGCACACTGCCTATTACGAAGGTAATGACAGCCCAGGTAAAAGTTCTGCTGAAACAGTGTCACGGCAAAGTGCAGCTAATTTTGGTATGGACTACATCCGTGATGCCGATAACGCTAAAGACAGTTATATGGCTGCTAATGTTATGGCATGGGTACAAAATAAACAACCTGATAAAGCTTTAGAATTGTTAAATACACTGCAGCATCAGCACTTTGTTGAAAATAACCCTTTAACCGATAAAGACGATTTTGATGCAGTTATTGAACAATTTAAATTTTCGCCACCGGCGAAGGTATTTAAATCAGAGCTAAGTAAAGATGCAGATTACTTACTTGCTGATATCGCTGAAATTCAAGAAATTATCCAAACAACGGCATTTCCTGCGTTAATGCTGGCGGTAGATGACCGCTTAGTATTGTTAAATCATAACTTGTATTTAACCAAACCCGAAAAAATTGTCGAAGCGGTTGAACTAGAACTTAAATGA
- a CDS encoding response regulator transcription factor produces MTDTVLVVEDEQDIADLIGVQLSELSLQTEHCACGEQGLQKALSKTYALIILDVMLPQISGLDICRQVRIAKPEQAIMILTSRSSETDRVLGLELGADDYMTKPFSVRELQARVRSQLRKAHLLTKLHSQQQAIPEQSISVGDLLIDQLTHQTSFNGNALDLTSTEFDLLLYLASHPDQVFTRTQLLSSVWGYHHSGYEHTVNSHINRLRNKLEKDPNQPEIVQTVWGVGYKFNRQGVCA; encoded by the coding sequence ATGACAGATACTGTACTTGTTGTAGAAGATGAACAGGATATCGCTGATTTGATCGGCGTGCAACTTAGTGAATTATCGTTGCAAACGGAGCATTGCGCCTGTGGTGAACAAGGTTTACAGAAGGCGTTAAGTAAAACCTATGCATTGATTATTCTTGATGTGATGCTGCCACAGATATCGGGCTTAGATATTTGTAGACAGGTACGCATAGCAAAACCAGAGCAGGCAATTATGATATTAACTTCGCGAAGCTCCGAAACTGACCGCGTTTTAGGTTTAGAACTTGGGGCTGATGATTACATGACAAAGCCGTTTAGTGTTCGTGAATTACAAGCTAGAGTTCGTAGCCAGTTACGCAAGGCTCATTTATTAACTAAGCTGCATTCGCAGCAACAAGCTATACCTGAGCAATCTATCTCTGTGGGCGACTTATTAATTGACCAGCTTACCCATCAAACGAGCTTTAATGGTAATGCATTAGATCTTACTTCTACAGAGTTTGATTTATTGTTATACCTTGCATCACACCCCGATCAAGTCTTCACCCGCACTCAGTTATTAAGTTCTGTTTGGGGCTATCATCATAGCGGTTATGAACATACCGTAAATTCTCATATTAATCGTTTGCGTAATAAGCTTGAAAAAGACCCAAATCAACCTGAAATTGTGCAAACGGTTTGGGGCGTAGGTTATAAGTTTAATCGACAAGGTGTGTGTGCATGA
- a CDS encoding YhdH/YhfP family quinone oxidoreductase has protein sequence MSQLNTFKALLVEEVADNKFTQKITERTLADLPDNDLLIDVYYSSLNFKDALSASGNKGVSKAYPHTPGIDAAGIVIEDKSGTFNPGDEVLVFGYDLGMNTSGGLAQRISIPANWAVNRPATLSLKEAMVYGTGGLTAALCIEKIERMGATPKDGPVAVTGATGGVGSVSIALLKQLGYSVTAFSGKPEQSGHLIELGAAEVLHRDVINEIAERPMGKGIWAHGIDTLGGDYLANLLKQIKPGGGVSACGLVSSPFFSTNVFPFITRGISLLGIDSVNIALTDKQHIWQRVATDMKLPNLESLSTEISLDKVPEYLEKFIEGKAVGRYVVNIKDA, from the coding sequence ATGAGTCAATTAAATACCTTTAAAGCATTACTCGTTGAAGAAGTAGCGGATAATAAATTTACCCAAAAAATTACAGAGCGAACTCTCGCAGATCTACCGGACAATGATTTACTAATAGATGTGTATTACTCATCGTTAAATTTTAAAGATGCGCTATCTGCATCAGGAAATAAAGGGGTTAGCAAAGCTTACCCGCACACACCTGGTATTGATGCAGCTGGTATTGTTATTGAAGATAAATCAGGTACATTCAATCCTGGTGATGAGGTATTAGTATTTGGCTACGATCTAGGGATGAATACTTCTGGGGGGTTAGCTCAGCGAATTTCAATCCCGGCGAACTGGGCAGTTAATCGCCCCGCTACGTTATCACTTAAAGAAGCAATGGTTTATGGCACTGGTGGTTTAACCGCTGCACTGTGTATTGAAAAAATTGAACGTATGGGCGCAACACCTAAAGATGGCCCTGTTGCTGTAACAGGTGCAACTGGTGGGGTTGGCAGCGTCAGTATTGCGTTATTAAAACAACTCGGTTATTCGGTTACAGCCTTTTCCGGTAAACCTGAACAAAGTGGACATTTAATTGAACTTGGCGCTGCTGAAGTTCTTCACCGAGATGTAATTAATGAAATTGCTGAGCGTCCGATGGGCAAAGGTATTTGGGCTCATGGTATTGATACACTTGGTGGCGATTACCTGGCTAATTTATTAAAACAAATTAAACCCGGCGGTGGCGTGTCAGCTTGTGGTTTAGTCTCTTCGCCATTTTTCTCAACCAATGTATTTCCATTTATTACACGAGGAATATCGTTATTGGGAATTGATTCGGTAAATATTGCTTTAACAGACAAACAGCATATTTGGCAACGTGTAGCTACCGATATGAAATTACCGAACCTTGAATCACTATCTACAGAAATATCACTAGATAAAGTACCTGAATACTTAGAAAAATTCATCGAAGGTAAAGCCGTCGGCCGTTATGTGGTAAATATAAAAGACGCGTAG
- a CDS encoding ATP-binding protein: MKLSLYQRLSLALTFVFIAIASVFYLWSEQVGQQSRYLSQQRLHLSLAANLARDNPLLQTGNYDQSALENLFHTLMVLGPAFEFYFIDPSGNILTYSADQSLIKRQQISLVPIFNLIKNQAPLPILGDDPRHTNRQKIFSAAPVFNGDQLKGYLYVIVAGEQYDTVFNSNQLNRQLKMYMVLTVAAILFLFILMLGLFRYVTNPVRQLQHDMQIFIESRFDKSKVNLTRWKNQSNNEVQLVGCMFVQMVEQINFQFDQLTSTDNERRELLAHISHDLRTPLAAMQGYIETLSLNSANLSAAKKIEFMQTVMRNCQQLNQLIDQIFELAHLESGQVSVEQETFNLVELIYDVVAKFSLQAEKQQINLTISPWQTNVQVYCDIGKLDRVLTNLIENALRHTSAQGEVRLEVNDVDASQCHLSINDNGTGIKKEEIAYIFEPRYRASNAVNNEHKHNGLGLAITKRLLQLLNIEIKVTSRLGKGTRFSFNLRKAQN, from the coding sequence ATGAAACTGTCGCTTTATCAGCGATTATCATTAGCGCTTACGTTCGTTTTTATCGCTATCGCGAGTGTGTTTTATTTGTGGTCTGAGCAAGTAGGGCAACAATCCCGTTACTTATCGCAACAGCGATTGCATCTTTCATTAGCGGCCAATCTCGCTCGTGACAACCCATTATTACAAACAGGAAATTACGATCAAAGTGCATTAGAAAATTTGTTTCATACCCTCATGGTATTAGGCCCAGCGTTTGAATTCTATTTTATTGACCCTAGTGGCAATATTCTCACTTACTCAGCTGACCAATCATTGATTAAACGCCAACAAATTAGCTTAGTACCTATCTTTAATCTCATTAAAAACCAGGCACCTTTACCCATATTGGGCGACGATCCTAGGCATACAAATAGACAAAAAATATTCTCAGCGGCGCCAGTATTTAATGGCGACCAGTTAAAAGGCTATTTATATGTGATTGTTGCCGGTGAACAGTACGATACGGTTTTTAATTCAAATCAACTTAATCGGCAGTTAAAAATGTATATGGTGTTAACTGTGGCAGCAATTTTATTTTTATTTATTTTAATGCTTGGTTTATTTCGATATGTCACAAATCCGGTTCGACAATTGCAACATGATATGCAGATATTTATTGAAAGTCGGTTTGATAAATCTAAGGTTAATTTAACCAGATGGAAAAACCAAAGTAATAATGAAGTTCAATTAGTGGGGTGTATGTTTGTACAAATGGTTGAACAAATCAATTTTCAATTCGACCAACTTACCAGTACCGATAATGAGCGACGCGAGTTACTCGCTCACATTTCTCATGATTTACGTACCCCCTTAGCTGCTATGCAGGGTTATATAGAAACACTCAGCCTAAACTCTGCTAATTTATCTGCGGCAAAGAAAATTGAATTTATGCAAACAGTAATGAGAAATTGCCAACAATTAAATCAATTAATTGATCAAATATTTGAATTGGCCCATCTAGAAAGTGGGCAGGTATCAGTAGAGCAAGAAACCTTTAATTTAGTTGAATTAATTTATGACGTAGTGGCAAAGTTTAGTTTGCAAGCTGAAAAGCAACAGATAAATTTAACCATTTCACCATGGCAAACCAATGTGCAGGTTTATTGTGATATAGGTAAACTTGACCGGGTATTAACCAACCTTATTGAAAATGCGCTTCGTCACACTTCGGCCCAAGGAGAAGTTAGACTAGAGGTTAATGATGTAGACGCCAGCCAATGTCATTTATCTATTAATGATAATGGTACGGGGATAAAAAAAGAAGAAATAGCCTATATATTTGAACCAAGGTATCGTGCCAGTAACGCAGTTAACAATGAGCATAAACACAATGGCTTAGGTTTGGCCATTACTAAACGTTTACTGCAACTGCTTAATATTGAAATTAAAGTTACTAGCAGATTAGGGAAAGGCACACGCTTTAGTTTTAACTTACGGAAAGCGCAAAACTAA
- a CDS encoding potassium channel family protein translates to MLALTLINIVIVALVVLLHYEVLLALSKKLPYLHYKNKYQIVIGVFGALVAHCIEIWIFAVAYFLMLKSERFGYLEGNFDGSLLDCAYYSFTSFTTLGFGDIAPFGAIRFFTGIESLTGLVLITWTASFLFLEMQRYWNKH, encoded by the coding sequence ATGCTTGCATTAACCCTAATTAATATCGTGATAGTGGCACTTGTAGTACTCTTGCATTATGAAGTTTTGTTAGCATTATCAAAAAAATTACCTTACCTGCATTACAAAAATAAATATCAAATTGTTATTGGCGTTTTTGGCGCACTGGTTGCACATTGTATTGAAATTTGGATTTTTGCCGTAGCGTACTTTCTAATGCTTAAATCTGAACGATTTGGTTATTTAGAAGGTAATTTCGATGGCAGTTTGCTCGACTGTGCGTATTATTCATTTACTAGTTTTACTACATTGGGGTTTGGTGATATCGCCCCTTTTGGTGCGATTAGATTTTTTACTGGCATCGAATCTTTAACCGGTCTTGTGTTAATTACCTGGACAGCATCATTTTTATTTTTAGAAATGCAGCGCTATTGGAATAAACATTAA
- a CDS encoding DUF3549 family protein, with product MNYNYNHAIIHRLSVLTGCLPNIMNNISTISELLQLSDSSYRLYDMGRKVTKISKREFEKVEQAMQPYPYPIQGHACFAIVFWQNKPDIPYIWFVKFPLDERGLLNQGARNHYLAIILEALGSDLTQDPTTKQEELLQANPYNFTPTQYKLAALNAVVKRDLKQKSSEYYEHCQLFFSGKLGWETWQGVGVQGLCDFAARIDTEENCNALMQALPHLPITVFTPLCSALENQVLPISLLTQLIEMAQNELTKGSTDFECLANLIRAISASAENPLVKTLIIEVIKAKQVADLNVLLTISGRAWFALTDLNTLTLFLEKLVSIVEQNVFMAVFQDLIALPAIRPSLLQCIRSPQRSEKLANAIGKIFTQVKNN from the coding sequence GTGAATTATAATTATAATCACGCCATTATTCATCGATTATCTGTATTAACTGGCTGCTTACCTAACATTATGAACAATATTTCTACCATTTCAGAGCTTTTACAACTTTCTGATTCGTCATATCGCTTATACGATATGGGCCGAAAAGTGACTAAAATAAGCAAGCGAGAATTTGAAAAAGTTGAACAGGCAATGCAGCCTTATCCTTATCCCATTCAAGGACACGCTTGTTTTGCCATTGTGTTTTGGCAGAATAAACCAGATATTCCTTATATTTGGTTTGTAAAGTTTCCATTGGATGAACGCGGTCTATTAAATCAAGGTGCTCGTAATCATTATTTAGCGATTATTCTTGAGGCATTAGGCAGTGATCTAACCCAAGATCCAACAACAAAACAAGAAGAATTGTTACAAGCTAACCCCTATAACTTCACTCCAACTCAATACAAATTAGCGGCATTAAATGCTGTGGTTAAACGTGATTTGAAGCAAAAATCTTCTGAGTATTACGAACATTGTCAGCTATTTTTTTCCGGAAAGCTTGGTTGGGAAACCTGGCAAGGGGTTGGTGTTCAAGGCTTGTGTGATTTTGCTGCTCGAATAGATACCGAAGAAAACTGCAACGCATTGATGCAAGCCTTACCACACTTACCTATAACAGTATTTACGCCTCTTTGTTCAGCATTAGAAAACCAAGTATTGCCAATTTCTTTACTTACACAACTTATTGAAATGGCGCAAAATGAATTAACCAAAGGTTCTACTGACTTCGAGTGTTTGGCTAATTTAATTAGAGCAATTTCAGCCAGTGCTGAAAACCCATTAGTTAAAACGCTTATCATAGAAGTTATAAAAGCAAAACAAGTAGCCGATTTGAATGTATTACTCACCATTTCTGGACGAGCTTGGTTCGCTTTGACCGATTTGAATACGTTAACCTTATTCTTAGAGAAACTGGTCAGTATTGTTGAGCAAAATGTATTTATGGCTGTATTTCAGGATTTAATTGCACTGCCAGCAATTAGGCCATCATTATTGCAATGCATTCGTTCCCCACAACGCAGTGAAAAACTGGCTAACGCTATTGGCAAAATATTTACTCAAGTAAAAAACAACTAA
- a CDS encoding glutaredoxin family protein, whose translation MKRVVLFTKNSCPHCDSAKKYLDQNGIKYRLCNVSTAAGRKEYSLTGYRGVPVLKIGDQFLNGFTVKGFQNLYSK comes from the coding sequence ATGAAACGCGTCGTACTATTTACTAAGAATAGTTGCCCACATTGCGACAGCGCTAAAAAATATTTAGACCAAAATGGTATTAAGTATAGGCTTTGTAATGTGAGCACTGCCGCGGGGCGAAAAGAATACAGTTTAACTGGATATCGGGGCGTACCAGTGTTGAAAATTGGCGATCAATTTTTAAATGGCTTTACGGTAAAAGGCTTTCAAAACTTATACAGTAAGTAG
- a CDS encoding spondin domain-containing protein, giving the protein MNAINTKLILPAVFLLTTIPAVEAAELEVTVTNLTQGIYYTPIIVAAHNGDTSIFRSGEMASSELQAMAEGGDISGVSLLLTGAAADISENPAEGLLAPAMSTTTMLSTSAGNNYLSIAAMILPSNDGFVGLDSWMIPMEAGTYSFTLNAYDAGTEANDEIVNGGGAPGVPGIPAAPGMDAGSGASGVSASQANTYVHIHPGNLGDMDVMGGSSDLNPTIHRWLNPVAKVTVVVK; this is encoded by the coding sequence ATGAATGCAATCAACACCAAACTTATACTACCAGCAGTTTTTTTATTAACGACTATACCTGCTGTTGAGGCAGCAGAGCTTGAAGTTACTGTCACTAATTTAACCCAAGGCATTTATTACACCCCGATTATCGTCGCTGCTCACAATGGCGATACATCAATATTTAGATCTGGAGAAATGGCCAGCTCTGAGTTACAAGCGATGGCAGAAGGGGGGGATATTTCAGGGGTGTCATTGTTGCTGACAGGTGCTGCTGCAGATATAAGTGAAAACCCTGCTGAGGGGTTGCTCGCGCCAGCGATGTCGACCACGACAATGCTAAGTACATCTGCAGGTAATAACTATTTATCTATTGCGGCGATGATACTGCCAAGTAACGATGGTTTTGTTGGTTTAGATAGCTGGATGATCCCAATGGAAGCGGGTACTTACTCATTTACATTAAACGCATATGATGCGGGCACTGAAGCAAATGATGAAATCGTCAATGGTGGTGGTGCTCCTGGTGTGCCAGGCATTCCCGCTGCTCCAGGTATGGATGCTGGTAGTGGTGCAAGTGGCGTTTCAGCAAGCCAAGCAAATACGTATGTTCATATTCATCCTGGAAACCTTGGTGATATGGATGTAATGGGCGGTTCAAGTGATTTAAACCCAACAATACATCGTTGGTTAAATCCAGTCGCTAAAGTTACTGTTGTGGTTAAGTAG
- a CDS encoding prenyltransferase, producing MVKINSTVQAKQFKGQSSNFATLLKTMRLPFLTLTLFCVLLGLSTAIYSDAVISWFDFSICLVGAFSAHIAVNTLNEYQDFHSGLDFKTIKTPFSGGSGGLIENSMAAPLVLKTVLISIAVTMLCGCYFIYQFGTTILPLGVIGITIIITYTRYINKSPLLCLFAPGIGFGALMVVGTDFVLTGHFSVTAMSAGAVCLFLVSNLLLLNQIPDVDADKSVGRKHIVITYGINNSLVVYTVFLICSAAVVILASFHNVLPKLSYFALIPMLAGVESVRELKNACNKHQTIPTSAMQKSLGLNVIAANFTPLLLAICILTSTLN from the coding sequence ATGGTGAAAATTAATAGCACGGTACAAGCTAAACAATTTAAGGGGCAAAGTTCAAATTTTGCCACCTTGTTAAAAACAATGCGATTACCTTTTTTAACACTTACCTTGTTTTGTGTGCTCTTAGGCTTGTCTACTGCAATTTATTCTGATGCTGTGATTAGTTGGTTTGACTTTAGTATCTGTTTAGTTGGAGCGTTTTCAGCTCACATAGCCGTTAATACTTTAAATGAATATCAAGACTTTCATTCGGGGTTAGATTTTAAAACCATTAAAACGCCGTTCAGTGGTGGTAGTGGCGGCTTAATTGAAAACTCGATGGCAGCTCCTTTAGTGCTGAAAACGGTATTGATATCTATTGCTGTTACAATGCTTTGTGGATGCTATTTCATTTACCAATTTGGCACTACTATTTTACCACTTGGTGTAATAGGTATAACGATCATTATTACCTATACCCGTTACATAAATAAATCACCATTGCTGTGTTTATTTGCACCTGGAATTGGTTTTGGCGCATTAATGGTTGTAGGAACTGACTTTGTGTTGACAGGTCATTTTTCTGTGACGGCAATGTCAGCAGGGGCGGTATGTTTATTTCTAGTCAGTAACCTTTTATTATTGAACCAAATTCCAGATGTTGATGCTGATAAAAGTGTTGGAAGAAAGCATATAGTTATAACTTACGGTATCAATAACTCACTAGTCGTTTATACGGTATTTTTAATATGCAGTGCTGCGGTAGTTATATTGGCTAGTTTTCATAACGTATTACCTAAACTCAGTTATTTTGCCTTAATACCCATGTTGGCTGGTGTTGAATCTGTAAGAGAGCTTAAAAATGCTTGCAACAAACATCAAACTATACCAACGTCAGCAATGCAAAAATCCTTGGGCTTAAATGTAATAGCGGCTAACTTCACCCCATTATTACTAGCAATTTGCATACTGACATCGACATTAAATTAG
- a CDS encoding DUF3301 domain-containing protein: MAEIYVLLFAFLIIWYFVFLRKVAERARALAEQHCEQNSLQFIAIARTKTGVGCSKRQGLFIKSVFEFEFSGDGESSYNGYLTMHGVKPFNFDLPAYKV, translated from the coding sequence ATGGCTGAGATATACGTTTTACTGTTTGCGTTTTTAATTATTTGGTATTTTGTTTTTCTACGCAAAGTTGCAGAGCGTGCTCGTGCCTTAGCAGAACAACACTGTGAACAAAACAGCTTGCAATTTATCGCAATAGCCCGCACAAAAACTGGGGTTGGCTGTTCAAAAAGGCAAGGTTTATTCATTAAAAGCGTATTCGAATTTGAATTTAGTGGTGATGGTGAAAGTAGTTATAACGGATATTTAACCATGCATGGAGTAAAACCATTTAATTTCGATTTACCCGCTTATAAAGTTTAA